From a region of the Bradysia coprophila strain Holo2 chromosome X unlocalized genomic scaffold, BU_Bcop_v1 contig_173, whole genome shotgun sequence genome:
- the LOC119068259 gene encoding uncharacterized protein LOC119068259 produces the protein MKFSTIIPFFSCITIATCYQCKWTACEGRLMNGDEICGHYGYAVYTGKRRRGDCNWDAEEKLCCSKPPPVACKWSSCEGIFKSGNDVCGRNIIGHYTGRKIKSDCKWDSARMECCDKAPMSLGCKWVPTCLLESYESREAKCANEFGAEYMPTRTLRCANLFGVAYECCPSNIEQEENLVFDETH, from the exons atgaaattttcaacaattattCCATTTTTCAGTTGCATTACGATCGCCACATGTTACC AGTGTAAATGGACTGCATGTGAAGGCAGATTGATGAATGGTGATGAAATCTGTGGCCATTACGGATATGCTGTATACACAGGGAAACGGCGAAGAGGCGATTGTAATTGGGATGCGGAGGAGAAATTATGTTGCTCAAAACCTCCGCCAGTTG CCTGTAAGTGGTCATCATGCGAAGGAATATTTAAGAGTGGCAATGATGTCTGTGGAAGAAACATAATTGGTCATTACACCGGTAGAAAGATTAAAAGCGATTGCAAGTGGGATTCAGCGAGAATGGAATGTTGCGACAAAGCCCCAATGA GTTTGGGATGTAAATGGGTTCCAACTTGTTTGTTAGAAAGCTACGAATCTCGAGAAGCTAAGTGTGCCAATGAATTTGGAGCCGAATATATGCCCACAAGAACTTTGCGTTGTGCTAATTTATTTGGCGTTGCGTATGAATGTTGTCCAAGCAATATAgaacaagaagaaaatttagTATTCGATGAGACACATTGA